The nucleotide window TGGAGGCTTCTGAAGCGTTTGGTTCCACTGGAAGTCAGAAATTATTTAAAGTAGAACTGCCTATGGCAAAGCAAACAATCATGGCTGGTGTAAACCAAACGGTAATGTTGTCACTATCAATGGTTGTTATTGCATCCATGATCGGTGCGCCTGGTTTAGGTCGTGAAGTATTATCAGCTCTACAACGTTCAAACGCAGGTACTGGGTTTGTTGCCGGGCTAGGTATTGTTATTTTGGCGATCATCATCGATCGTCTGACGCAAAATCTTTACAAGGATAAGAAATAACTTAGTGAGTTACTTCCTAATAATGGAAGCTCAAATAAAAAATTTAGAATAAGGGGAGATTATTTTATGTTGAATTCAACATGGAAAAAGTTAACACTAGCTGCAATGCTAATGTTTGTATTAGTTGTAGCTGCAGCATGTGGCTCTGACGATGGCGGAGATTCAGATTCAGAAGGCGATTCTGAAGAGAACGGTGAAGAAACTTCTGGAGATGACAGCTCAAACGTTGGAGACGGTCAAGAGATCGAATTAGTATACGTTGAGTGGGATACAGAAGTAGCTTCTACTAACGTAGTAGGTAAAGTACTTGAGGATTTAGGTTATGAAGTAGAACTAACTCCACTTGATAATGCAATTATGTGGGAAACAGTTGCTAGTGGCGAAGCTGATGGTATGGTAGCTGCATGGTTACCTGGAACACACGGTGATCTTTATGAAGATCATAAGGACAGCCTAGTAGATCTAGGTGCAAACTTGGAAGGCGCTAAAATTGGTCTTGTTGTTCCAGAATACATGGAAGCAAGCTCTATCGCAGATCTTACTGATGAAGCTGATCAAACAATTACTGGTATCGAAGCAGGTGCTGGTGTTGTAGCTGCAGCTGAATCTGCACTTGAAGATTACGATAACCTATCTGACTGGTCTGTTGAGCCTTCTTCTAGTGGTGCTATGGCAACTGCACTAGGCGAAGCGATTGACAATGAAGAAAATATCATTGTAACTGGTTGGTCTCCTCACTGGAAGTTCGCTGAATATGACCTTAAGTATCTAGAAGATCCTGAAGGTTCATTTGGTGGTGAAGAGAATATCGCAACAATGGTGCGTGAAGGACTTGAAGAAGATATGCCAAACGCATATAAAGTTCTAGATAACTTTGCTTGGGAAACTGCTGACATTGAATCTGTTATGTCTGCGATTCAAGGCGGCACAGATCCAGAAGAAGCAGCAGCTAACTGGGTTGAAGAAAACGAAGATAAAGTATCTTCATGGACTGAAGGCGTAGAATAATTTATTTTTAGAAATTATTAACAGAGAGAGAAAGAGGAGTGTAATATTTTTTATGTTCCATTTTGGTGAAAAATTTGGAAAGGCTATGCTTATGCTTAGCCTTTTTCTTTTATTATTTGTTGCTGCATGCGGTAATAGCGATGAAAGTGATGAAGAAGGAAACGAAAACGAAGAGAGCTCATCGAACTATGGTGAAGAGCTTGAACATACCATCACTGGAATTGAACCTGGTGCCGGAATAACTGTAACTACTGAGAAAGCAATTGAAGAATATGATAGTTTAAATGGCTGGACATTAGAGCAGTCTTCCACAGCAGCGATGGTAAAAACTTTAGAAGAAGCGATTAATAATGAAGAACCCATTATTGTTACTGGTTGGAACCCACACTGGAAGTTTGCAAAGTTTGATAATTTGAAGTATCTAGATGACCCAGAGAATGTTTACGGCGCTGAGGAAGATATTCGTACTTTAGCTCGTACTGGTTTAGAAGATGATAAACCAAATGCATTCAAATTATTGGACCAATTCGAGTGGTCTGTAGAAGACATGGAATCGATCATGTATGAATCACAGGACACGGGAGAAGACATCGATGTAATAGCTAAACAATGGGTTGAAGATAATGAAGATAAGGTTTCGGATTGGACAGATGGAGTAGAGGACGTTGATGGTGTTGAAATTGAACTAGTCTCGACTCCGTGGGATTCTGAACGTGCTTCTTCAAGTGTATTGGCTGAAGTTATGACCCAAAAAGGTTTTAATGTAACAGTCACTCCGGTTGACGTAGCAGTAGTATTCGAATCGGTTTCAGGTGGAGATGCTGATGCTACTGCTGCAGCATGGCTACCACTTACTCACGCTGACTTTTATGAAGATGTTAAAGATGACGTCGTTGATTTAGGTGCAAACCTAACCGGTGCGAAGATCGGTCTAGTTGTTCCTGAATATATGGATATTGACTCGATTGAAGATTTAAAAGCAGCAGAATAATGATAAGAAATCACATGGCGAGATAGCCGTGTGATTTTTTTGTTTTTGCTCTGTTAGCTTAGTGTTTAAATAAATTAAATAAGTGTGATGACGAAAAAAACACGCTACCATTGAATTGGCAACGTGTTTTAGTTGATTAAACTTCCTGTTGTTCGTTCTTTTCTTTCATTTTATCCTCAAGATCTTTAAGGCTTTCTTCAATTTGTCTTAAGTGTTCTTGTAAATTCTCTTGGTGTGGCTCAATTGTTTCTTTCCAACTTTCAATTGACGTTTTAATATCTTGGGATAGATCTTTTAATAATGCAGCACCTTCTTTAGATGTCTGTGTCAGTTGGTTTTTAAGATCTAATCCGTTTTCTTGGAGTTCTTGCATGATATCTCTTAAGCGCTCACTCTGGTCTTTCACCTTCGTGCGCAATTCTGCTCCGGAACTAGGTGTTGTTAATAATGAAACGGACGCACTGACTACACCACCGACTAGTGCTCCTAGTAATAAGGATTTTCCACTTGGCATCAAAATTAACCCCTTTCTATTCATAGTACTATTATAACCCTTTTTCCCTATAATGTTTAGGGATAATCACATGTTTGGTTAATATTCATTCATAATAATTAATTAATTTTACTAGAGATTCTACTTGCTATTTCTTGAAGCTTCTCAGGAGTGTATTCATTTTCGTGAGTTGTCCAATTCGATTTGAATCCATCATTCTCATCATAACGAGGTAGTAGATGGAGGTGCAAATGGAATACGCTTTGATCGGCAAAAGAGCCATTATTATTCAGTATATTCATACCTTGTGGTTGATAGGCTTCTTTAATTGCATTAGCTATCTTAGGGATTGCCGAAAATAAATTCGAAGCTGTTTCTTCATCTGTTTCAAATACATCTTTACAATGCTTTTTCGGGATAACTAAAGTATGCCCTTCAGTTACTTGACTTATATCTAAAAAGGCATAGACATGTTCATCTTCATAAACTTTTGCTGAAGGGATCTCTCCGTCTAAAATTTTACAAAAGACACAATCTGACATTTTCATCCTCCTCAATAAGCTCGGTTACTTAACATTTTAACGTATCCTTTTGTCGAATAACAGAATAAAAAGGCTAAACTATATTTTCTTCTAGAATTTTTGATATGATTAATGGAGAAATGTAGATAGAAGAGAGGGTTAAGATGAGCCAGTTACTAGAGATTAATCAATTAGTGGGTGGATACACGCAGCAAGATGTATTACACGGGATATCTTTTGAAGTGAAAAAAGGTGAGGTTGTTGGGCTTATTGGATTGAATGGGGCAGGGAAAAGTACAACCATCAAGCATATTATTGGGCTGATGAATGCAAAGAAAGGTTCCATTACAATAAACGGGTCTTCAATCAATGAGGATTTAGAAAATTATCGCACAGAGTTCGCTTATATCCCTGAAATGCCTATGTTATATGAAGAGTTGACACTAGATGAACACCTTCATTTAACGGCAATGGCGTATGGTATTGATGAAAAGACATATAAAGATCGAGTGGGTTACTTATTAAAAGAGTTTCGATTAGACCAGAAACTTAACTGGTTCCCCGTACATTTTTCTAAAGGTATGCGTCAGAAGGTGATGATCATGTGTGCATTTCTTGTACGTCCTTCCTTATATATAGTGGACGAGCCATTCGTAGGTTTGGATCCTATAGGAATTCAATCTTATTTGGATACGATGAATGAAATGAAAGAACAAGGTGCAGGGGTGTTGATGTCGACCCATATTTTAGCGACAGCTGAAAAATACTGTGACCGGCTCGTCATTTTGCATCAAGGGAAAATTCGCGCAAAAGGTACACTTGAAGAATTGAGATCAGAATTCTCAATGCCAAAAGCTAGCCTTGATGACATTTATATTTCGTTGACAAAGGACGATGAATCAAATGGATACTAATGCCCTTTGGAAGGACCGACTGAGTAGTCATGTGAAAATGACCAGCAGATACTTACGATTGATGTTTAATGATCACTTAGCATTTGCGCTCATATTTTTTGCTGCGGGGTTCGCATATTTTTACCAGCAATGGTTGGAAACCGTACCTAATGACTTCCCGGTAGCGTGGTTGATGGCTCTAATTCTAGGGCTATTGTTGACGTATAGCCCCGTCCGTACATTTTTTAAAGAAGCTGATATGGTTTTCTTACTAAGTGTCGAAAATCGTTTATCGCCGTATATAAAAAAGAGTTTCATATACAGCTTTGTAATGCAAAGTTACTGGATCGCTATATTTCTATTTGGATTTACACCTTTATATTTAACAATTTACCAAGGTGTTTCTTCCTCTTATTTATTATGGTTGTTCGTTATTCTACTAATCGTGAAACTAGGGAATATGATCGCGATGTGGTTTATTCAAAAATCGCGAGACCCTCGACTACATTATTTGGATTATGGCATTCGCTTCGTTATCAATCTTATGATTGTTTTCTTTTTGATCAATCAGGGCATCCTTTTTGCGATTATTGCAGCAGCACTATTGGTGGGCGTTGGATTTTTAAACTATATGAATATCCATCAGAAGTTCAGTTTACCTTGGGACTTGTTGATTGAAAAAGAAGAAGCGCGTTTGCAGTTTTTTTACCGAATGGCGAACATGTCTACGGATGTTCCGAACTTGAAACGAAAGCCTAAGAAGCGTCATATGCTTGTTAGGTGGATTACGAAACTTTTTGATTATAAAAAAGATAACACGTTCCTTTACTTATACAGCATCACTTTTATTCGTAGCCGTGATTATTTCGGTATGTATATCCGTCTCGTGGCATTAGCTATATTCTTTATCTTTTGGGTACCACTATTCGCAGGCAAAGTTATATTCGCGATGTTACTACTATTCGTCACTGGCTTCCAGTTCATACCGATTTATCAACACTACCGATCGTTAGACTGGATACAGCTTTACCCGGTCAATATTGACGTTAGGAGAAAAGCAGTCCACATATTAATTATTTCACTAATGGTAATTATGGTATCTGTGCTGGTTGTCACATTCTTTATCGTGACTGGTTGGAGTGAAGCATTAATGTTTGCTGGGTTAGCAGTTGCCTTTACTGTGCTATTTGAAAGGTTCTACGTAAAAAACCGAATCGCTCGTTTAGAAGGGTAGATATTATTGAAAGCTGGCTGTTAAAGTCAGCTTTTTTTGTGTTCTTTTGATTAAATTATCAAGGAATTTATTGATCAAAGTCTCCTGATGTAAACTGCTTACTGCCACACTTTACCAACCAATCTTTTAGTACTGCAAAGCGTTTATTCGTTGTTGTTCACAAACCGACATTATAGTGGTAGACTCTACAAGGTTCAACACAGAGAGAAAGGTACGATCACTATGATGATGTCGAGAAGAAAGAGATCAAAAACTACTAAAATAGAACAATTGATATATATAATCATTGGTTCTGCAATTGTTGCGTTTGCTTATAACGGATTTTTACTCCCGAACTACGTGGCTGCTGGGGGAGTCAGTGGTATAAGTACAATTACAGAATCATTATTCGGATTAGAACCTGCTTATGTGATTTGGGGAATTAATCTCCCACTACTAGTTGCGGCCTATTACTTATTAGGCAAAGCTTCTGCTTTAAGATCGGTGGCTGGATCAATAATCCTTCCGTTCTTCGTATTCATCACTCGCAACCTAGAACCGATTACTTCTGATGCCCTTCTTGCTGCGCTATTCGGAGGACTAGGAGTCGGAATAGGTTTAGGAATAGTTTTTCTAGGAGATGCTTCCACGGGTGGCACGGCACTTATTGCTCAAATGATCCATAAGTTTACGAACTTCTCATTAGGGGCAGCAATTGCAATGATCGATGGATTGATTGTGCTAACAGCAATTATTGTATTTGATATTGAATTAGGATTATATGCTCTGATCGGACTTTACATGACGAGCAAGTCGATCGATCTGGTTCAAACTGGGTTCAATCGCACGAAAACGACTCTCATTGTTTCTAATCACTATCAAGAAGTACATGATGCGATTTATAAAAGAATTGATCGTGGAGTTACAAAGCTTGCTGCACAAGGCGGTTTCACTGAAGCTGATAGGCCAGTTCTTATGTGTGTTGTATTTCAAACAGAAATGGGTGCACTGAAGCGGACAGTGAAAGAAATTGATCCTGAAGCTTTTGTGATTGTCATGAATTCATCTGAAGTCCTTGGTCAAGGATTTTATGAAGCTGTATAATATGAGAAGGAATCTTCCTCTTGTTATCGAAATAGTTATTCAAGAGGGAGGGATGTGAAATGATTACATCTACAACAAACCATTTAGATGGTAAATTTGTTACTGACTATATTCAACTGGTTTCAGGTCAAACGATTATGGGTGCCAACGTTGTCAGGGATTTCATGGCAGGAATCACTGATATGGTCGGTGGAAGAAGCGGCACTTATGAAAACAAACTTAATGAAGGTAAAGAGATTGCCATTCGTGAGATGCAAGAGGAAGCTGCCAAGTTGGGGGCTGATGCAGTAATCGGAGTCGACCTTGATTTTGAGACTTTGCGCGATGGAATGATGATGATCGTTGCAACAGGTACAGCAGTTAAAATAAGTGAGCATGAGTAAAAGTGTGAATACGAAGTGAAATGAAAAATCCGAACTATCTTTCGATAAATTCGGATTTTTTCTTTAATTACTAGTCATAATCGTTGAAATACTAGTCGCAAGTCCAACCTATCTAAATAAAAAACTCCAAACTATTTAAAAGTTCGGAGTTATGAAAGATGTTCTGATCAGCATTAATTGTTCTCTTGATATTTTCGGTAGCCATGTAGCAAAGCTTTTGCCGCAGTAGGAAGTGCGCGCTCATCGATATCGAATTTTGGGTGATGGTGAGGGTAATAGTGCCCTTCCTTTTGAGCTCCAGTAAAGAAGAAGGCACCAGGGCGTTCCTCTAAATAGTAAGCAAAATCTTCTCCACCCATTACCGGAGGCACTTCTTCGATTCCAGCTGTTCCATCAATTTCATTACCTTGATCTAGGTAGTAAGAGACTTCTTTTTCGTGATTATTGACTGTCGGGTACCCTTTAACGTAATCCAACTCGTAATCAGCATCGTAACTGGTCGTTATGCCTTTCAATATGCGATCCATCTCTTCAATGATGCTTTCTTGTGTTTCTTTATTCAGGATACGGACCGTGCCAACAAGTTTTGCTGTATCAGGAATAACGTTAAACGCATTTCCAGCTTCTACGCGTCCAATTGTCAACACTGCTGATTCAAGTGGATCGATTCTACGGCTAACGATTTGCTGAAGTTCAACAATTGCCTGACCGGCCATTACCACGGGATCCTTGGTTTGGTGTGGCATTGCTCCGTGTCCGCCTTTACCCTGAATCGTGATTTCAAATCTATCGGCTCCAGCCATGAAAGGGCCACGAGAGGATTGAATCACATTTAATGGAGCATTCGACCATAAGTGTGTTCCAAAGACAGCATCTACTCCGTCTAGAACACCTTCGTCAATCATCGGCTTGGCACCACCCGGGGCATATTCTTCTGCAGGTTGATGAATCAGTACCATGGTACCTGGTAAGTTTTCTTTCGAGGACCAAACAGCCTCTGCAAGACCAAGAAGGGTCGACGTATGACCATCGTGACCACAAGCGTGCATGACTCCATCTACTTTGGATTTATACGGTACATCATTTTCTTCTTGGATTGGTAATGCATCGAAATCAGCACGCAAAGCTACTGTTTTACCTTCTTTTCCACCTTCAATTCGAGCAACAATACCATATCCTCCAATATCTTTTTCATAAGGAATGCCTAATTCATCATAACGTTTTGTAATATATTCTGAGGTCTCTTTTTCATGAAAAGATAACTCAGGGTGTTGATGTAAGTATCTTCTATCCTCGACCATGCGATCATATTGCTGATCGATGGACTGATTTACCTGATCCCAGTTCATCTCATTCTCCCTTTCTATGTAAAAGTTATGTTCTAGTATAACAAAAATTCTGTTTTTCAAAAGAAAAAGGGAGGTGGTTTTAAACCACACTCCCGATTCATTTCTAATTAAAATCTTGAATCATCCAACAGGCGTTGAATTTCTTCTTTGTGATGAGTTTCATCAGAAATTAAATCATCTAATTTTACTACAAGCTCTGTATAGCCAAGTTCTTCAGCTTGGACTTTGCGCTTTTCATAACGTTCAATCGTATCGATCTCAGCCTGCATCGCTGTTTCAAGCATGTCTTTAACCTCAGTCTTAGGTTTAACTTCAGCAGGTTTCGTGGTCGGTGCTCCACCTAAAGTCTTGATCTTTTCTGATAAGTAAAGCGCGTGGCCTGACTCATCTTCAACTTCTCCTTGGAAAAATGGTTTAAGCACCTGACGATACAGCCCTGAGACTGTTGCAGCATAATAAGTGTACATAATCATCGCACCATACTCGTGTGATAAATCTTCGTTTAAACCGTCAATTAATTCTTTTAATTTTTGATCCATGTCAATCATCCTTTCTCGTAAATGTTCATCCATCCATTAATGTACCCTATAGATCATTAGATTAAACGAAAAGACATCTCGGTCTCTAGACTTAGTCAAAAACATGCCACAGTATGTTCAAATTAAATGGTAAAATAGATATGATAGTTATAATTCAATATAACTACAACAATTGCTGGCGGTGAACAGAATGTTTTTGACAAAATTTATAAAGTTACTTATAGCTTTTTTCTTAATATTGCTAGGTGTAACCTTCCTAATGACAAACCTCAACATTATTTCCTTGGAAATATCCAATGTCGTTTGGGATTCTTGGCCTGTTATTCTTATTCTACTCGGCTTAATCAGCATCCGAAATAATTTTCATCCTAACAAAGGAGGAAGTTGGTTTTTCGGATTCCTCATGATTATCTTCGGGGGATTATTGTGGGCAGGTAATTTTGGTTATATCGACTTCAGTTTTATTGATATTTGGAAGTTGTGGCCACTGTTATTGATTTACATCGGTGCGAATATAATGTTTGGAAAAAAAGCGTTAACTGTAAAAATTGTGACTTCTGAAGATGAAGCGGGTAAAACAAGAAAGCAATGGGAATACCATGCTAACGAGCAAGCTGAAAGAAAGTTCTCAAAGGAAAAAGAGAAAAGAAATCACAGAAAAAATAATGATATTTTAGACGACATTGATGATCAAATCAACGATGCTATGAGTCAAGTGGATGATGCACTTAATCAAGTGAGTAACACATTTAAAAGTGATAAGAAAAAAGATTATAAAAGATATTCCAAAGTAGCAAGTAAACATTTTATTTTAGATATGAATTATTCAAAAGATGATTGGGAAGTTGAACCTCTTGATATATCTACGGGAATTTCAAATTTATATTTTGATTTCTCAAAGGCGTACATTCCAGACTATGAAACGAATATAAATTTAAGGGGATATATCGCAGATGTTGTGATGAAGATCCCAGAACATATCCCTGTAAGAATCTCAGGAAAAGTGAACATCGGTGAAGTGACTATTTTTGATGAAAACTCTGGAGGCCTAGGGAATGCAATAAAATATGAATCACCAGATTACCAAACTGCAACTAGGAAATTAGATATTCATATGAATTATCGGATAGGCGAAGTGCAAGTGATTTCAGTATAGGAGAGTTGCCGATGTTAAAGCATTTAAAGGGAATTCGTTTCCAATTCATGCGAATGGAATTATACATTATATATTTTTCTTTATTAGTGATCTCATTGATCATGTTTTTCACATATTCAGTCCTGCAGCCTCAATGGTTAACTTTGCAATCCATTTTTCTTGGCTTAGGTCTTGTGGTCCTTATTATGACACCTGTAAGTTTATATGTGAGCTTTCGTAAGACGAAAGATTTGAAAGAAAGACTTCAAACGTTTTCTGTCTTTTTATCTACATTATCGCAAGGGAAATATTCTGCTCGGTTGCTTCATTATGAAAAAGAAGATGAGTTGGATACGATCGGATCTGAATTGAATGACTTGGCAAAAAAACTTCAGGATCAGGTGAAATCATTACAAAAGCTTGCGGATGAAAAATCAGAATACGCCCAACAAGCTCACCTTGCAGCAACAATTGAAGAACGTCAACGACTTGCTCGGGATTTACATGATGCAGTCAGCCAACAGCTTTTCGCGTTGAGTATGATGTCTCAAGCGACAGTTAAATTGATAGATCAGAAGCCTGAACAAGCCAAAGGACAAGTAAAAGAGATCGCAGACATGGCTTTGCAAGCTCAAAATGAAATGCGCGCCCTCTTATTGCATTTAAGGCCTGTTCATTTAACAGGGGAAGGTCTTCAAGCAGGATTATTGAGCCTCATTGAAGAATTAAAAAAGAAATGTACTTTAAACTTTGAGACGGACTTCGACGCATCTGTCCAAGTTTCTCAGTCAAAAGAAGAACATTTATTTAGGATGATTCAAGAGGCGCTTTCCAACATTCTTAGGCACGCTAATGCCCATAAGGTCGTCATGAAGATGAAAGACCACCAAGATAGTATCTACATACATATCAGTGACGACGGTGAAGGTTTTCATTCGGAAGAACAGTTGAAAAACAAAACTTCATATGGACTAAAAACGATGAAGGAACGGTGCGAAGAAATTGGAGGTACATTCCGCCTGAAATCTAAAGAGGGGGAGGGTACTTATATTGATATTAGGATACCGAAGTAGGGGGTAGGATTATGGGAACGATTCGCTTAGTGATTGTGGATGATCATGATGTAGTGCGAAAGGGTTTAAGAACTTATTTAATGACTGAAGATACGATTGATGTCGTAGGAGAAGCTTCGAGTGGAAACGAAGGCGTCGAAGTAGTTTTAGAACAAAATCCTGATGTCGTCTTAATGGACTTGATTATGGAGAACGGAACGGGAATTGAAGCAACGAAAAAAATTATTGAAAAGAATCCAGCTTGTAAAATAATCATTTTAACAAGTTTCTATGATGATGAAAAAGTATTCCCAGCCCTTGAAGCGGGGGCATTCAGCTATATGTTGAAAACTTCTTCCGCTGAAGAAATAGCTTCTGCAATCAAAAAAGCCGCTACAGGTGAAAATGTCATTGAACCGAAAGTGGCAGGAGCCATGATGAATCGTATCCGTACGCCCGAGCGTAAACTCCATGATGACTTGACTGAACGAGAACTGGAAGTACTCATGTGTGTTGGCAATGGACTGACAAATACCGAGATCAGCGAAAAGTTATATATTGGTATTAAGACAGTTAAAACGCACGTCAGTAATATTTTGAGCAAACTTGATGTCCAAGACCGTACTCAAGCTGCCGTTTATGCACATCGAAATGGTTTAATGAAAGAGAAACAATAATTTATGCAAATCCCTAGTTCAACGCCGAATTAGGGATTTTTCTCATAGAGGAGGAGGCTATGATGATAAAAAGGAAAGTGCTCACAAGCTTATTAGCAACTCCTTTATCACTGATGGTTATTTTTGTTGTAATGTTTGGGGAGTGGAAGGATCCACTTGAGTTGGTTGTTATGTCTCTCATGTTCTGCTTGTTTTTAGCTCCATACATTCTTTTCTATGCGATTCCAGCGACCTTGATTTCAGATTATATTACACGAAAGTTGAATGGACTGAGAAGAACTGGTGTAGCATTGTGTGTTCATTTGATATTTGGAATGAGCTTCGTATTAATCCTGAGTATATTTAATACTGTGAGGGAATCGGAAGTAGAAATCGTGTTCATCTCAGGAGTTGTAGTAGCTATTTTCTTCTGGGTGATCGATGAAATTGTTAGAAGAAAAAACGTCCTGATTGATAAGTAACCAGGACGTTCCATTAGATTTTTTATTTAACGACATTCAACTTCGTCAAATAAGATTCTCCCGCGATGAATGACGGTTTCTCTTTACTTTCTGGTCCAGATTTTTGGTGAGCCTTGTCGAAAGCCTTGGATTCTCTCCATTGTTTAAATGAAGCTTCATCTTTCCACTGGGTAAACACGATATAAGTATTGCTATTCTTAGGCCGTAGGATTCGAATGGCTTGGAATCCTTCAGTATCTTCGATTTTACCTGCGCGATTTTTGAATCGGTCTTCGAAAATCGGACGCCCTTCTTGGGTGACAGGAATGTTATTCAAAACGATGAACCCTTCCTGGGAAAGCGACCCTTCATGATCAATCACTTCGTATTCGTGTGCTTCTTTAAAAACTTCTTGAGATTCACCTTCGATGAAAGCGACTGCTTTATCTTCATCCTCTGATACTACGATAGAGTTATCTTTTTCTTTCAAAGACGTTAAGTAATCGGTGGTGCCATGTGTAATCCATAGTTTGTTCATTCGAATATCTCCTTTTCATCAATAAGTATGACTCAGTTTTTACATTACATTCATCTTTACCCTAATTACTCGTTATGCTATCTTACAATCAATTAAAGTTCAAAATAATTTAATCATTTAAAGGGGCTAAATATATGGGCAGCAGTTATTTACAAGAAGAACACTACATGTTTCGTGACTCCCTACGAAAATTTTTAGAAAAAGAAGCGGTTCCTTTTTACGAAGATTGGGAAGAGGAGAGGATGATTCCTCGAAAGCTATGGACGAAGATGGGTGATAATGGTTTCCTATGTCCTTGGCTTGATGAGGAGTTTGGAGGATTAGGAGCAGATTTCGGCTATTCGGTTGTATTTAATGAAGAAATCGAGCGCGTAGGCACGAGCATGATCGGGTTAGGACTACATAATGATATAGTAGTTCCGTACCTGAATGACTATGGTTCTGCAGGAAAAAAAGTAGAGTGGTTACCGAAATGCGTTTCAGGTGAGTGCATAACAGCGATTGCGATGACGGAACCTGATGCAGGGTCAGATCTTGCTGGTATTAAGACTACTGCGATAAAAGATGGAGACCATTATATTTTGAACGGTCAAAAAACCTTCATAACGAATGGTATATTAGCTGATTTGGTTGTAGTCGTGTGTAAAACTGATCCAAGCGCGGGTCATAAAGGCATCAGTCTCTTAGTTGTAGAAGAGGGGATGGAAGGCTTTTCTAAAGGTAGAAAACTGGATAAAGTGGGTCTTCATGCACAAGACACAGCTGAATTATTTTTTGAAGATGTTAAAATTCCTGAAGAAAACTTGTTGGGTGAAGAAGGCAAAGGGTTTTATTACTTGATGGAGAAATTACAGCAAGAGCGATTGATTGTCGGAATCAGCGGCCAGGTTGCTGCTGAAGAAATGTTAGAAATGACCATGGATTACGTTAAGGAGAGAAAAGCTTTCGGAAAGCGTGTATCACAATTTCAAAATACACAATTCAAAATAGCCGAAACGGCAACGGAAATAAAAATTGGTCGGACATTCTTAGATGATGTGATTTCTAAACATATGGATGGAGAAGAAGTTGTCACGGAAGTATCAATGGCTAAGTGGTGGATCACAGATATGGCGAGACGGACCGCAAATACTTGTATGCAATTGCACGGTGGATATGGCTATATGGAGGAATATCCGATTGCACGCAGGTATCGGGATATACCTGTTTCTTCTATTTATGCAGGGACGAACGATATCATGAAAAATATTATCGCGAAAAATATGGGGTTATAATCAGTAAAGCACAGGCGCTCGTGTA belongs to Halalkalibacillus sediminis and includes:
- a CDS encoding glycine betaine ABC transporter substrate-binding protein translates to MLSLFLLLFVAACGNSDESDEEGNENEESSSNYGEELEHTITGIEPGAGITVTTEKAIEEYDSLNGWTLEQSSTAAMVKTLEEAINNEEPIIVTGWNPHWKFAKFDNLKYLDDPENVYGAEEDIRTLARTGLEDDKPNAFKLLDQFEWSVEDMESIMYESQDTGEDIDVIAKQWVEDNEDKVSDWTDGVEDVDGVEIELVSTPWDSERASSSVLAEVMTQKGFNVTVTPVDVAVVFESVSGGDADATAAAWLPLTHADFYEDVKDDVVDLGANLTGAKIGLVVPEYMDIDSIEDLKAAE
- a CDS encoding YtxH domain-containing protein, whose protein sequence is MPSGKSLLLGALVGGVVSASVSLLTTPSSGAELRTKVKDQSERLRDIMQELQENGLDLKNQLTQTSKEGAALLKDLSQDIKTSIESWKETIEPHQENLQEHLRQIEESLKDLEDKMKEKNEQQEV
- a CDS encoding YitT family protein, producing MMMSRRKRSKTTKIEQLIYIIIGSAIVAFAYNGFLLPNYVAAGGVSGISTITESLFGLEPAYVIWGINLPLLVAAYYLLGKASALRSVAGSIILPFFVFITRNLEPITSDALLAALFGGLGVGIGLGIVFLGDASTGGTALIAQMIHKFTNFSLGAAIAMIDGLIVLTAIIVFDIELGLYALIGLYMTSKSIDLVQTGFNRTKTTLIVSNHYQEVHDAIYKRIDRGVTKLAAQGGFTEADRPVLMCVVFQTEMGALKRTVKEIDPEAFVIVMNSSEVLGQGFYEAV
- a CDS encoding HIT family protein: MKMSDCVFCKILDGEIPSAKVYEDEHVYAFLDISQVTEGHTLVIPKKHCKDVFETDEETASNLFSAIPKIANAIKEAYQPQGMNILNNNGSFADQSVFHLHLHLLPRYDENDGFKSNWTTHENEYTPEKLQEIASRISSKIN
- a CDS encoding ABC transporter ATP-binding protein: MSQLLEINQLVGGYTQQDVLHGISFEVKKGEVVGLIGLNGAGKSTTIKHIIGLMNAKKGSITINGSSINEDLENYRTEFAYIPEMPMLYEELTLDEHLHLTAMAYGIDEKTYKDRVGYLLKEFRLDQKLNWFPVHFSKGMRQKVMIMCAFLVRPSLYIVDEPFVGLDPIGIQSYLDTMNEMKEQGAGVLMSTHILATAEKYCDRLVILHQGKIRAKGTLEELRSEFSMPKASLDDIYISLTKDDESNGY
- a CDS encoding glycine betaine ABC transporter substrate-binding protein gives rise to the protein MLNSTWKKLTLAAMLMFVLVVAAACGSDDGGDSDSEGDSEENGEETSGDDSSNVGDGQEIELVYVEWDTEVASTNVVGKVLEDLGYEVELTPLDNAIMWETVASGEADGMVAAWLPGTHGDLYEDHKDSLVDLGANLEGAKIGLVVPEYMEASSIADLTDEADQTITGIEAGAGVVAAAESALEDYDNLSDWSVEPSSSGAMATALGEAIDNEENIIVTGWSPHWKFAEYDLKYLEDPEGSFGGEENIATMVREGLEEDMPNAYKVLDNFAWETADIESVMSAIQGGTDPEEAAANWVEENEDKVSSWTEGVE
- a CDS encoding ABC transporter permease, producing MDTNALWKDRLSSHVKMTSRYLRLMFNDHLAFALIFFAAGFAYFYQQWLETVPNDFPVAWLMALILGLLLTYSPVRTFFKEADMVFLLSVENRLSPYIKKSFIYSFVMQSYWIAIFLFGFTPLYLTIYQGVSSSYLLWLFVILLIVKLGNMIAMWFIQKSRDPRLHYLDYGIRFVINLMIVFFLINQGILFAIIAAALLVGVGFLNYMNIHQKFSLPWDLLIEKEEARLQFFYRMANMSTDVPNLKRKPKKRHMLVRWITKLFDYKKDNTFLYLYSITFIRSRDYFGMYIRLVALAIFFIFWVPLFAGKVIFAMLLLFVTGFQFIPIYQHYRSLDWIQLYPVNIDVRRKAVHILIISLMVIMVSVLVVTFFIVTGWSEALMFAGLAVAFTVLFERFYVKNRIARLEG